In the genome of Terriglobales bacterium, one region contains:
- a CDS encoding inositol monophosphatase family protein, translating into MSQEREFLLVMEEIAREAGALLMERFRKRIGFEYKGDVDLVTEADRASEKLITLQLESRWPDHDLYGEEGTRTHRNSDYCWYIDPLDGTTNFAHGFPVFCVSLALDHKGERIAGVLYDPTRDELFAAEKGSGARLNGKPMHVSRVDNMAEALSGTGFPSHKRHKNPNIYFYHIITLRTHGVRRAGSAALDLASVAAGRLDAFWEFNLNPWDTAAGELLVREAGGVITRFDGTPWRLDSKETLATNGLLQQEFIELFRDIFAGRGLEDLPSPTEYARTRQ; encoded by the coding sequence ATGAGCCAAGAACGCGAATTTTTACTCGTCATGGAAGAGATCGCCCGCGAGGCGGGAGCGCTGCTGATGGAGCGATTCCGCAAGCGCATCGGGTTTGAGTACAAGGGCGACGTGGATCTGGTAACCGAAGCCGATCGCGCTTCGGAAAAGCTGATCACCCTTCAGCTGGAATCGCGCTGGCCGGATCATGATCTCTACGGTGAAGAGGGAACGCGCACCCATCGCAACAGCGACTATTGCTGGTACATCGATCCCCTGGACGGCACTACGAATTTCGCGCACGGTTTTCCCGTGTTCTGCGTGTCACTGGCTCTCGATCATAAGGGCGAGAGAATCGCGGGCGTTTTATATGACCCCACTCGGGATGAGCTGTTCGCGGCAGAGAAGGGAAGTGGAGCCAGGCTGAACGGGAAACCTATGCATGTCTCGCGCGTGGATAACATGGCAGAGGCGCTGTCGGGCACAGGATTTCCCAGTCACAAACGCCACAAGAATCCCAATATTTACTTCTATCACATCATTACACTGCGCACCCACGGCGTGCGCCGGGCGGGTTCGGCGGCGCTGGACCTCGCCTCAGTCGCTGCAGGGCGGCTGGACGCGTTCTGGGAATTCAACCTGAATCCCTGGGATACGGCTGCGGGTGAGTTGCTGGTGCGAGAAGCCGGTGGAGTGATCACGCGTTTCGATGGCACTCCCTGGCGGTTGGACAGCAAAGAAACGCTGGCGACCAATGGGCTCCTGCAGCAGGAATTCATCGAGCTTTTCCGCGACATCTTCGCCGGGCGAGGACTAGAGGATCTGCCCAGTCCCACGGAGTACGCACGGACCCGGCAATAA
- a CDS encoding Sm ribonucleo-like protein has translation MSFRGPGNSPSKKPKAPPPDETHEEAAYLKSLGEKQKIVSVKLRGGEVVKGWVEYYDKNMIRLTRDGEPNLFIFKHEIMYIAEEPGTAKK, from the coding sequence ATGTCATTCCGTGGCCCTGGGAACAGCCCTTCTAAGAAGCCGAAAGCACCTCCTCCAGACGAGACCCACGAAGAAGCGGCATATCTAAAGTCGCTAGGGGAGAAGCAGAAGATTGTCAGCGTGAAGCTAAGGGGCGGGGAAGTAGTAAAAGGTTGGGTGGAGTACTACGACAAGAACATGATCCGTCTCACCCGCGACGGCGAGCCCAACCTGTTCATCTTCAAGCACGAGATCATGTACATCGCGGAAGAGCCGGGCACGGCCAAGAAATAA
- a CDS encoding aconitase family protein encodes MNNSLLQREIAKRPAFVHLSGRILFLTEDPELIRRQLEGWDLPWDTRDPKNNPKLRDDISTDEITPAHICFFFDETLGEFPYTGLKCGNELPIRRGDVKRGGFVASVSGKRRGKGSSREQSPYAERAAGIQVVIAENIERIYKQNCQNLGVLTSTDFGLIDKIRSGAPIPISEFTQGEDPITREVIEYGGLFAFNVARMQKKVSLPAIDTKPRPMSLAEKIFARHMIRPDGGVGVPAVKPGDTGFTQVDLRFSHEYVTPMASIFYEQLVGKDVPVNDASSIRFFRDHLTFLDEVLSEEKRKMGLLDLATQLKFKQQDFAKAQGIKLHGELKDRKGAEGICHSVMLETYALPGQVNVGSDSHTPHVGAIGCVAFGIGTTDVFNSWFTKDIRVKIPESVKVNIRGKRRPNVTAKDFILKILSLDYVRSGKALAKVIEYAGEAIEDLSVDERATMTNMAAEIGGFTGIVAPDEKVVEFLMERRGMDRPQATEMIRGLSSDPGAQYAQVIELNADEIYPMVATPGDPGNGVFIPELGSKPIAVEIAYGGTCTAGKNEDMDMYAEVLADALRQGRRVADSVRFYIQFGSQETREYCLRKGYLEIFRKAGAQVIEPSCGACINAGPGVSTRPDQVVISAQNRNFPGRSGPGQMYLASPLTVAASAVAGHIVEYQPAEQRETVSV; translated from the coding sequence GTGAACAACTCTCTACTCCAACGCGAGATTGCCAAACGTCCAGCATTCGTCCATTTGAGTGGGCGCATCCTTTTTCTGACCGAAGATCCGGAATTGATCCGCAGGCAACTCGAGGGCTGGGACCTGCCCTGGGATACGAGAGATCCCAAGAACAATCCGAAGCTGCGGGATGACATTTCGACTGACGAGATTACGCCGGCTCACATCTGCTTCTTCTTCGACGAGACGCTGGGGGAGTTTCCTTATACCGGCCTGAAATGCGGAAATGAGCTGCCGATCAGGCGTGGTGACGTAAAGCGCGGCGGCTTTGTGGCGTCGGTGAGCGGCAAGCGTCGCGGCAAGGGATCGAGCCGCGAACAGTCGCCTTATGCAGAGCGGGCGGCAGGCATACAGGTGGTGATCGCCGAGAATATTGAGCGCATCTACAAGCAGAATTGCCAGAACCTGGGCGTGCTCACCTCAACCGATTTTGGGTTGATCGACAAGATACGCAGCGGCGCTCCCATTCCGATTTCGGAGTTCACCCAGGGCGAGGATCCCATCACGCGCGAGGTCATCGAGTACGGCGGGCTATTCGCTTTCAATGTAGCGCGCATGCAGAAGAAGGTTTCGCTGCCAGCGATCGATACGAAGCCCCGCCCTATGTCACTAGCGGAGAAGATCTTCGCCAGGCACATGATCAGGCCGGATGGAGGAGTGGGAGTACCCGCGGTAAAACCGGGGGATACCGGCTTCACGCAGGTTGATCTGCGCTTCAGCCATGAGTACGTCACGCCCATGGCCTCGATTTTCTACGAGCAACTGGTGGGCAAGGACGTACCCGTTAACGATGCTTCAAGCATCCGCTTTTTCCGCGATCACCTGACCTTTCTGGATGAGGTCCTGTCCGAAGAGAAGCGCAAGATGGGACTGCTCGATCTGGCTACCCAGCTGAAGTTCAAGCAACAGGATTTTGCCAAGGCGCAAGGGATCAAGTTGCACGGCGAATTGAAGGACCGGAAGGGCGCGGAGGGAATCTGCCACTCGGTGATGCTGGAGACCTACGCGCTGCCGGGACAGGTCAATGTAGGGTCGGATTCGCACACGCCGCACGTGGGGGCGATCGGCTGCGTGGCATTCGGCATCGGCACCACTGACGTTTTCAATTCCTGGTTTACGAAGGATATTCGGGTAAAGATTCCCGAATCGGTGAAGGTCAATATTCGGGGCAAGAGGCGGCCTAATGTGACCGCCAAGGACTTCATCCTGAAGATCCTTTCGCTCGACTACGTGCGCAGCGGCAAGGCTTTAGCCAAGGTAATCGAATACGCCGGCGAGGCGATCGAGGATCTCAGCGTCGATGAGCGCGCCACCATGACCAATATGGCGGCGGAGATTGGCGGGTTTACCGGCATCGTTGCCCCCGATGAGAAAGTCGTGGAATTTCTGATGGAACGCCGAGGGATGGATCGGCCACAAGCAACGGAGATGATCCGCGGTCTCAGCAGTGATCCCGGAGCGCAGTATGCTCAGGTAATCGAGTTGAACGCCGACGAAATTTATCCCATGGTGGCGACGCCCGGGGATCCCGGCAATGGAGTGTTCATCCCGGAGTTGGGGAGCAAGCCTATCGCGGTGGAGATCGCTTATGGCGGCACATGCACGGCGGGCAAGAACGAAGACATGGATATGTACGCCGAAGTCCTCGCGGATGCGTTGCGACAGGGCAGACGAGTGGCTGACTCGGTCAGGTTCTACATCCAGTTTGGTTCGCAGGAGACGCGCGAATATTGTCTGCGCAAAGGCTATCTGGAGATCTTTCGCAAAGCCGGGGCGCAGGTCATTGAGCCGAGTTGTGGGGCCTGCATCAATGCTGGTCCGGGTGTGTCCACGCGCCCGGATCAGGTAGTCATCAGCGCGCAGAACCGGAACTTCCCAGGTCGCAGCGGACCGGGCCAGATGTATCTGGCGAGCCCGCTAACGGTGGCTGCAAGCGCAGTGGCGGGGCACATTGTGGAGTATCAACCAGCGGAACAGCGGGAGACGGTTTCGGTGTAG
- a CDS encoding VWA domain-containing protein: MVNRRGLIAALWVAGIVVSSYAQQPKYPRPPVASVPSGPQPGASKSDPSLSKPDPSSEGEGQVPTFRSDVKLVNVFVSVQDPNGAPVATLKQQDFRIFEDGVPQKIAVFSRESELPLSIVVAIDTSLSTKKDLKLELESARKFAHAILRPVDSMALYQFCEKVYQLVPFTSDLARIDNGINRVQHGSATALYDAIYLGSHALARRDGRKVMVVITDGGDTMSQVNYQEALRSAQVSEAIVYSIIVVPIEESAGRDIGGEHALVQMSTDTGGKYYYASGLSALDRAFRQISDELRTQYLLAYYPSPRSTSNDFRRIEVKISDAFPGAGELRPRHRAGYYTSKDE; the protein is encoded by the coding sequence ATGGTCAATCGGCGGGGATTGATAGCGGCGCTGTGGGTCGCGGGGATCGTGGTGTCCTCCTACGCGCAACAGCCGAAGTATCCTCGTCCGCCGGTGGCCTCTGTACCGTCTGGGCCGCAGCCCGGCGCCAGCAAATCAGACCCGAGCCTGAGCAAGCCGGACCCAAGCAGCGAAGGGGAGGGGCAGGTTCCGACATTCCGATCGGACGTCAAGCTAGTAAATGTATTTGTCTCCGTGCAGGATCCAAACGGCGCGCCGGTTGCGACCCTCAAACAGCAGGACTTCAGGATTTTCGAAGATGGGGTGCCACAAAAAATCGCCGTGTTCAGCCGGGAGTCGGAGCTGCCGCTCTCGATTGTGGTAGCGATCGACACCAGTTTGAGTACGAAGAAGGATCTGAAGCTGGAACTGGAGTCGGCGCGCAAGTTTGCGCACGCTATTTTGCGGCCGGTGGACAGCATGGCGCTCTACCAATTCTGTGAGAAGGTCTATCAGCTGGTGCCCTTCACGTCCGACCTGGCACGAATCGATAACGGCATTAACCGGGTGCAACACGGATCGGCGACCGCTCTCTACGACGCGATTTACCTCGGCTCCCACGCTCTTGCCAGGCGCGATGGACGCAAAGTGATGGTGGTCATCACTGATGGCGGAGATACCATGAGCCAGGTGAATTACCAGGAAGCGTTACGATCGGCCCAGGTTTCGGAGGCCATTGTCTATAGCATCATAGTCGTTCCGATCGAAGAGAGCGCCGGCCGCGACATCGGCGGGGAGCACGCGCTGGTGCAGATGTCGACGGACACCGGTGGCAAGTACTACTACGCGAGCGGGCTGAGCGCGCTGGACCGCGCCTTTCGGCAAATTTCCGACGAGCTGCGGACGCAATATCTTCTCGCCTACTATCCATCGCCGCGCTCCACTTCGAACGACTTCCGACGCATAGAAGTGAAGATCAGCGACGCCTTTCCTGGTGCAGGGGAATTGCGGCCGCGTCACCGCGCGGGCTATTACACCTCCAAGGATGAATAG
- the recO gene encoding DNA repair protein RecO, which produces MKQSEAVVLRTYPLHEADLLVTFFTRAEGKVRGVAKAAKRSKRRFGGALEPLTCVRVYYEDRERQELARIDSCDVLDSPLATRVDYPRAAALGHVAEVLDELLPDREPNDAAFRLTVSVLSNLRAGAIWMPLTYFDLWLVRLMGYLPDLSACTVCGRTLNGSRAYFHALADGLMCSQDKRLASSELSAESRMLAAEMFRSSVDSMAGVAWPKQRGRDLRKYLVQILERLIDKRLLAAAMLEKVE; this is translated from the coding sequence TTGAAGCAGTCGGAGGCGGTGGTCTTACGCACATATCCGCTGCATGAGGCGGACTTGCTGGTCACGTTCTTCACCCGTGCAGAAGGCAAGGTTCGAGGGGTGGCGAAAGCGGCGAAGCGGTCGAAGCGGAGATTCGGAGGCGCATTAGAGCCGCTCACCTGTGTTCGCGTTTACTACGAGGATCGTGAGCGGCAGGAGCTGGCGCGCATCGATTCGTGCGATGTGCTGGATTCACCGTTGGCGACGCGAGTGGATTATCCGCGAGCGGCTGCGCTGGGGCATGTGGCGGAGGTTCTAGATGAGTTGCTGCCTGACCGCGAGCCCAACGATGCGGCATTCCGGCTGACGGTTTCGGTCTTGAGCAATCTGCGCGCGGGGGCGATCTGGATGCCACTAACGTACTTTGACCTGTGGCTGGTCCGGCTGATGGGCTACCTGCCTGACCTGAGTGCCTGCACGGTTTGTGGAAGAACCCTGAATGGAAGTCGCGCCTATTTTCATGCTCTGGCTGATGGGCTCATGTGCAGCCAAGACAAAAGGCTGGCGTCGTCAGAGTTGTCGGCAGAATCGCGGATGCTCGCGGCAGAGATGTTTCGATCGTCAGTGGATTCGATGGCGGGAGTAGCGTGGCCCAAACAGCGTGGACGCGATCTGCGGAAATACCTGGTGCAGATTCTGGAGCGGCTCATCGACAAAAGATTACTGGCTGCCGCCATGTTGGAAAAGGTGGAGTGA
- a CDS encoding glycine--tRNA ligase subunit alpha yields MSQTTANTAPTYQELILRLQGFWAERGCVLQQPYDLEVGAGTMAPETFLRVLGPQAYNVAYIQPSRRPADGRYGENPNRLYKHTQLQVILKPPPEDVQDVFLESLRAIGIDLRKHDIKFEEDNWESPTLGAWGIGWQVMLDGLEITQFTYFQQCGGMDLDPISAELTYGLERIAAFLQDVDSIYDIVWARDPRTGEERTYGDVRLADELQMSVYNFEMADVERAWRHLELYESECKDLLDQWNDVAASCNSVARRRFPLLGAFDLCLKCSHLFNILDARGAISVTERVGVIARIRQLAVGVAKAWVAQQHAEAPTAVEVAKIAD; encoded by the coding sequence ATGTCACAGACGACCGCCAACACGGCACCCACATACCAAGAGCTGATTCTCCGGCTGCAGGGTTTCTGGGCGGAGCGAGGATGCGTGCTGCAGCAGCCCTATGACCTGGAGGTGGGCGCGGGTACGATGGCGCCGGAAACCTTCCTGCGGGTACTTGGTCCGCAGGCGTACAACGTGGCGTACATTCAGCCCTCCCGGCGTCCAGCAGACGGGCGCTACGGCGAAAACCCCAACCGGCTTTACAAGCACACTCAACTGCAGGTGATTCTCAAGCCCCCGCCGGAAGATGTTCAGGACGTCTTTCTTGAATCGTTGCGTGCGATCGGCATCGACCTGCGCAAGCACGACATCAAGTTTGAAGAAGACAACTGGGAATCGCCGACCTTGGGCGCGTGGGGCATTGGCTGGCAAGTAATGCTGGACGGCCTGGAGATCACGCAATTCACGTATTTCCAGCAGTGCGGCGGCATGGACCTGGATCCGATCTCGGCCGAGCTGACCTATGGCCTGGAGCGAATTGCGGCCTTTCTGCAGGACGTCGACAGTATCTACGACATCGTCTGGGCGCGCGACCCCCGCACGGGAGAGGAGCGCACGTATGGCGATGTGCGGCTGGCGGACGAACTGCAAATGTCGGTTTACAACTTTGAAATGGCGGATGTCGAGAGGGCGTGGAGACATCTGGAGCTCTATGAGAGCGAGTGCAAGGACTTGCTCGACCAGTGGAACGATGTGGCAGCGAGCTGCAATAGCGTGGCCAGGAGGCGTTTTCCGTTGCTGGGGGCCTTCGATCTTTGCCTGAAATGCTCGCACTTGTTCAACATCCTGGACGCGCGGGGTGCCATTTCCGTGACCGAGCGCGTGGGAGTGATCGCACGCATTCGTCAGTTGGCGGTGGGAGTTGCCAAGGCATGGGTGGCGCAGCAGCATGCGGAAGCTCCAACCGCCGTGGAAGTCGCCAAGATTGCGGATTGA
- a CDS encoding ferredoxin family protein: protein MAYVIAEPCIGTKDTACVDACPVDCIHPKKDEPAYATSEMLYIDPVECIDCGACVPVCPVSAIFALDDLPDKWKAFTAKNAEYYGR, encoded by the coding sequence ATGGCATACGTTATTGCAGAACCGTGCATTGGGACGAAGGACACGGCTTGCGTCGATGCCTGCCCCGTGGACTGCATCCATCCCAAGAAGGATGAGCCAGCCTACGCGACGAGTGAGATGCTGTACATCGATCCAGTGGAATGTATCGACTGCGGGGCATGCGTTCCGGTCTGCCCGGTTTCCGCTATCTTCGCGCTGGACGATCTGCCGGATAAGTGGAAAGCCTTTACCGCCAAGAACGCGGAGTACTACGGAAGATAG
- a CDS encoding molybdenum cofactor biosynthesis protein MoaE: MLFFGSLRDMAGKTQAVVRLPEGSTVQDLLTHFQKEMPRLSGILPSLALSVNLEYARSEMRLHDQDEVALLPPVSGGSEAGVPEGALKQPEGKRCRLVREAINVQAEVEALKQPEDGAVVVFEGVVRNHSRGRRTQFLDYSAYEPMAIKQMDQLVEESLSNFAIREARIVHRLGRLEIGETSVLIAVSSAHRVAAFDACRWLIDTLKRAVPIWKREHFADGAVWADGEPFPEEIAARPLSSSAKPASK, from the coding sequence GTGCTGTTCTTCGGGTCCCTGCGGGACATGGCGGGAAAAACCCAGGCTGTCGTTCGTCTGCCTGAGGGATCGACGGTGCAGGACCTGCTGACGCATTTCCAGAAGGAGATGCCGCGGTTGAGCGGCATTCTGCCGTCGCTGGCACTTTCGGTAAACCTGGAGTACGCCCGCAGTGAGATGCGCCTGCACGATCAGGATGAGGTGGCCTTGTTGCCGCCGGTCAGCGGAGGCTCAGAGGCTGGCGTCCCCGAAGGCGCTTTGAAGCAGCCGGAAGGCAAACGTTGCCGCCTGGTTCGCGAGGCGATCAATGTTCAAGCGGAGGTCGAAGCGCTGAAGCAGCCCGAAGATGGGGCGGTCGTGGTGTTTGAAGGTGTTGTCCGCAACCATAGCCGCGGCCGCCGGACGCAATTTCTTGACTATTCGGCTTACGAGCCAATGGCAATCAAGCAAATGGATCAGCTTGTGGAAGAAAGCTTGAGCAATTTTGCGATTCGCGAAGCCCGCATCGTGCACCGGTTGGGACGGCTGGAGATTGGCGAAACCAGCGTGCTGATAGCGGTCAGCTCGGCTCACCGCGTCGCGGCATTCGATGCTTGCCGCTGGCTGATTGACACGCTGAAGCGAGCTGTTCCGATATGGAAGCGGGAGCATTTTGCCGATGGAGCGGTGTGGGCGGATGGGGAGCCATTTCCCGAGGAAATTGCCGCTCGGCCTTTGTCATCGTCAGCTAAGCCCGCATCCAAGTGA
- the glyS gene encoding glycine--tRNA ligase subunit beta, giving the protein MPDFLLEIGCEEIPARMIDAAREELKRRVSDVLVRERLAADPVLEPFSTPRRISVLARSISGSQPDLEEQVPGPSYKVAFKDGEPTPAAQAFSRKVGVDLAQLEKITTPKGEYLAARVVKKGRPAAEVLAELLPKEIAGLYWPKNMYWRPGDTNLRFVRPIRWLVAMLDGEAIPLEFAGIRAGVSSQGHRFLSSSKVSFASPAEYAGKLEQAGVIANPAEREQRVRKALDAATRALPGARWREDKELLNTVVNLTEFPSAILGSFDPQFLSLPEEVLVTVMRDHQKYFAVEDDQGKLAPHFLAVLNTDRDPEGLIRHGNERVLRARFNDARFFWDIDQKVPLRERIPLLKKVTFQKDLGSYYDKTRRVQRLASLVSEALRSAEIQVRPGVVHKATLLAKTDLTTELVKEFTELQGIVGGLYARVQQLDPALPEATRFAIADAIYDQYRPESMEDGVPRTLEGAVLSISDKADSIAGMFALGLVPSGSKDPFALRRQANGIVKTVAEHKLPLSLRALFKDAREGYTGSEAEPKFKTIGYTSEVADFFHERLEFYLREVCGYAYDVVNAVLAAGADDVADAIARAEAVAHVRPSEDFESISIAFKRMKNILRQAADTGKKIAPAMDAAAFTDEPEQALGAAVPQAAEKVRRLGEEKNYQAALQEIAQLRPVIDKFFDKVMVMVEDERVRANRLALLQAMLNEFSTMADFSEIVTEKK; this is encoded by the coding sequence ATGCCAGACTTCCTGTTAGAGATCGGTTGCGAAGAAATCCCGGCCCGCATGATTGACGCTGCGCGGGAGGAGCTGAAGCGACGAGTCTCGGATGTGCTCGTGCGGGAGCGGTTAGCAGCCGATCCGGTGCTGGAACCGTTCTCGACACCCAGACGAATTTCTGTCTTGGCTCGGAGCATCTCGGGGTCGCAGCCTGATCTCGAGGAGCAGGTTCCCGGCCCTTCCTATAAGGTGGCATTCAAGGATGGCGAGCCCACTCCCGCGGCACAGGCTTTTTCCAGGAAAGTTGGGGTCGATCTTGCTCAATTGGAAAAGATAACGACTCCGAAGGGCGAGTATCTGGCCGCCCGCGTAGTGAAGAAAGGCCGGCCCGCGGCCGAGGTTCTGGCCGAGCTGCTGCCGAAAGAAATTGCCGGTCTCTATTGGCCCAAGAACATGTATTGGCGTCCCGGGGACACCAATCTCCGCTTTGTTCGCCCGATTCGATGGCTGGTGGCAATGCTGGACGGGGAGGCGATCCCGCTGGAATTTGCGGGGATCCGTGCCGGTGTGAGTTCGCAGGGACACCGCTTTCTGAGCTCCTCCAAAGTCAGCTTCGCCTCGCCCGCGGAATATGCGGGCAAGCTCGAGCAAGCGGGTGTAATCGCCAACCCGGCAGAGCGCGAACAGCGGGTTCGCAAGGCGTTGGACGCGGCAACCCGAGCGCTGCCCGGCGCGCGCTGGCGCGAAGACAAGGAACTGCTTAACACGGTCGTGAATCTGACCGAGTTTCCGTCCGCCATTCTGGGCAGCTTCGATCCTCAGTTCTTGTCGTTGCCGGAAGAGGTGCTGGTGACGGTGATGCGCGACCATCAGAAATACTTCGCGGTCGAGGATGACCAGGGCAAGCTGGCGCCGCACTTCCTGGCTGTGTTGAATACGGATCGTGATCCGGAGGGCTTGATCCGGCATGGCAACGAGCGCGTGCTGCGAGCGCGCTTCAACGACGCGCGTTTTTTCTGGGATATCGATCAGAAGGTGCCCTTGCGCGAGCGGATTCCCCTGCTGAAGAAGGTTACTTTTCAGAAAGACCTGGGCAGTTACTACGACAAAACACGACGGGTGCAACGGCTGGCGAGCCTGGTATCGGAAGCTTTGCGGAGTGCGGAAATCCAGGTCCGGCCGGGAGTGGTTCACAAAGCCACGCTGCTGGCTAAGACCGATTTGACGACTGAACTGGTGAAGGAGTTCACTGAGCTGCAAGGAATTGTCGGCGGACTTTATGCTCGCGTGCAGCAGCTGGATCCAGCGCTTCCGGAAGCCACGCGATTTGCCATCGCGGATGCGATCTACGATCAGTACAGGCCGGAGTCGATGGAAGATGGGGTCCCGAGAACACTGGAGGGAGCGGTACTGTCCATTTCCGACAAGGCCGACAGCATTGCAGGCATGTTTGCCCTTGGTCTGGTTCCAAGCGGCTCTAAAGACCCCTTCGCCCTGCGGCGGCAGGCGAATGGCATCGTTAAGACAGTGGCCGAACACAAGCTGCCCCTAAGCCTGCGTGCTCTGTTCAAGGATGCTCGCGAAGGTTATACGGGCTCGGAAGCTGAGCCGAAGTTCAAGACCATCGGCTACACCAGCGAGGTGGCGGACTTTTTCCACGAGCGTCTGGAGTTCTACCTGCGCGAGGTGTGCGGATATGCCTACGACGTAGTCAACGCCGTGCTCGCGGCAGGCGCCGACGACGTGGCAGATGCCATAGCACGAGCAGAAGCCGTGGCTCACGTTCGTCCTTCGGAGGACTTCGAGTCCATTTCGATAGCCTTCAAGAGAATGAAGAACATTTTGCGGCAGGCCGCGGACACCGGAAAAAAGATTGCCCCCGCGATGGATGCGGCAGCCTTCACCGATGAGCCAGAGCAAGCTCTGGGAGCGGCAGTGCCGCAAGCGGCAGAGAAGGTCAGAAGACTAGGGGAAGAAAAAAACTACCAAGCGGCTTTGCAGGAGATCGCGCAGCTGCGGCCAGTCATCGACAAATTTTTCGACAAAGTAATGGTCATGGTGGAGGACGAGAGGGTGCGAGCGAACCGGCTGGCTTTGTTGCAAGCAATGCTCAACGAATTTTCCACCATGGCTGACTTCTCGGAGATTGTGACCGAAAAGAAGTAG
- a CDS encoding PEP/pyruvate-binding domain-containing protein, which yields MATTTIPETTTSRPSTQQPATVKYVYFFGGGKADGDGKMKDVLGGKGAGLAEMTNAGLPVPPGFTIQTEACREYMRTGKTLEEVNRLTNEALHRLEQLQGQKLGTGDNPLLVSVRSGAKFSMPGMMDTILNLGLNDQSVESLARRSNNPRFAADSYRRLI from the coding sequence ATGGCGACAACAACCATTCCCGAAACCACGACCAGCAGACCTTCAACCCAGCAACCAGCGACCGTTAAATATGTGTACTTCTTCGGCGGCGGCAAGGCCGATGGTGACGGCAAGATGAAAGACGTTCTCGGAGGCAAGGGCGCCGGGCTTGCCGAGATGACCAATGCCGGTCTGCCGGTGCCTCCGGGATTCACCATTCAAACCGAAGCCTGCCGCGAGTACATGCGCACGGGCAAGACCTTGGAAGAAGTGAATCGGCTGACGAATGAGGCGTTGCACCGGCTCGAACAGCTGCAGGGCCAGAAGCTGGGAACGGGGGACAATCCCTTGCTGGTGAGCGTGCGCTCGGGCGCGAAATTCTCCATGCCCGGGATGATGGACACGATTCTGAACCTGGGCCTCAATGATCAGAGCGTAGAGAGTCTGGCACGGCGCAGCAACAATCCCCGGTTCGCCGCCGATTCCTATCGCCGCCTGATTTAG
- a CDS encoding sulfite exporter TauE/SafE family protein, whose protein sequence is MHTGNSALLFLAAVLGGALNSVAGGGSFIGFPALLVAGIPPIQANATNTVALWPGSLASAGAFRQELSAHHDRLFWPFIITSLVGGATGALLLLHTPQATFTRMIPWLLLLATVIFTFGGQITRKLRQRQGKPEGHLLSAPVVLGLQLLTAIYGGFFGAGIGILMLATLAVTGMENIHEMNAYKNILATCINGIAVVAFIVARVVVWPQAVLMIVGAILGGYGTASFVRRLDPRYVRTFVIVVACAMTAYFFHKY, encoded by the coding sequence ATGCACACTGGAAACTCAGCCTTGCTTTTTCTTGCTGCGGTATTGGGCGGAGCGCTTAATTCGGTGGCCGGAGGAGGCAGCTTCATCGGTTTTCCAGCACTGCTGGTGGCCGGGATCCCGCCTATCCAGGCGAATGCCACCAACACTGTGGCTTTGTGGCCGGGATCGCTGGCCAGTGCTGGGGCTTTTCGGCAGGAACTCTCAGCCCATCATGATCGGTTGTTCTGGCCTTTCATTATCACCAGCCTTGTGGGTGGCGCCACCGGTGCACTGCTGCTGCTGCATACTCCACAGGCGACTTTCACCCGCATGATCCCCTGGCTGCTGCTGCTGGCGACAGTGATCTTCACTTTCGGCGGCCAGATCACGCGCAAGCTGCGCCAGCGGCAAGGGAAACCGGAAGGCCATCTGCTGAGCGCACCGGTGGTGCTCGGACTGCAATTGCTCACGGCGATCTATGGCGGCTTCTTTGGAGCCGGGATTGGGATCCTGATGCTGGCCACGCTGGCGGTGACCGGAATGGAAAACATTCACGAGATGAACGCCTACAAGAACATTCTGGCGACCTGCATCAATGGCATAGCAGTAGTCGCATTCATCGTGGCGCGCGTGGTCGTATGGCCGCAGGCGGTGCTGATGATCGTTGGGGCGATTCTCGGAGGGTATGGCACGGCGTCGTTTGTGCGTCGACTGGATCCCAGGTACGTTCGGACGTTTGTAATTGTGGTGGCCTGCGCCATGACGGCATATTTCTTCCATAAGTACTAG